One window from the genome of Oryza glaberrima chromosome 3, OglaRS2, whole genome shotgun sequence encodes:
- the LOC127766073 gene encoding protein TPR3: MSSLSRELVFLILQFLDEEKFKETVHKLEQESGFYFNMKYFEDEVINGNWDEVERYLGGFTKVDDNRYSMKIFFEIRKQKYLEALDKHDRSKAVEILVKDLKVFASFNEELFKEITQLLTLENFRENEQLSKYGDTKSARAIMLVELKKLIEANPLFRDKLQFPNLKSSRLRTLINQSLNWQHQLCKNPRPNPDIKTLFVDHSCGQPNGARAPSPANNPLLGSIPKPGGFPPLGAHAPFQPAPTPVPPLAGWMSNPPAVTHPAVSGGAIGFGTPTNPAAILKHPRTPTTANPSMDYPSGDSDHVSKRTRPVGMSEEVNLPVNMLPVTYPQSHSYPQDDFHKNVARTLSQGSTPMSMDFHPVQQTLLLVGTNVGDIGLWDVGTKERLVLRNFKVWDLTKCSMALQASLVKDPTVSVNRIIWSPDGTLFGVAYSRHIVQIYSYHGGDDIRQHLEIDAHVGGVNDIAFAHPNKQLCIITCGDDKTIKVWEATSGAKQFTFEGHEAPVYSVCPHYKENIQFIFSTALDGKIKAWLYDNLGSRVDYDAPGHWCTTMAYSADGSRLFSCGTSKDGESHLVEWNESEGAVKRTYQGFRKRSMGVVQFDTTRNRFLAAGDEFLIKIWDMDNTSLLTTIDADGGLPASPRVRFNKEGTLLAVSTHENGIKILANADGVRLLRTLENRSFDASRSASETVTKPLMNPLTAAAAAAASAAAAGTSSGNAAPPAITALNGDSRSLVDVKPRIADEPLDKSKVWKLMEITESSQCRSLKLTDNMRTSKISRLIYTNSGVAILALASNAVHLLWKWPRNDRNSSGKATASVSPQLWQPPSGILMTNDITDNPEEAVHCFALSKNDSYVMSASGGKISLFNMMTFKTMTTFMPPPPAATFLAFHPQDNNIIAIGMDDSTIQIYNVRIDEVKSKLRGHSKKITGLAFSNVLNVLVSSGADAQICVWSTDGWDKLKSRMLQIPSSRPSSIILDTRVQFHQDQLHFLVVHETQIAIYETTKLEPVKQWPVRENSSPITHAMFSCDSQLIYASFLDATVCIFNASSLRLQCRILPASYLPQNISSNVYPVVVAAHPSEANQFALGLTDGGVYVLEPLESERKWGNPPPAENGSTSALSTPPNGASSSDQPER, translated from the exons atGTCGTCGCTGAGCCGGGAGCTGGTATTCCTCATCCTGCAGTTCCTCGATGAGGAGAAGTTCAAGGAGACTGTTCACAA GCTTGAGCAGGAGTCTGGGTTCTACTTCAACATGAAGTACTTCGAAGACGAGGTGATCAATGGGAATTGGGATGAGGTTGAGCGCTACCTCGGTGGCTTTACCAAGGTTGATGACAACCGCTACTCGATGAAGATATTCTTTGAGATCCGCAAACAGAAGTATCTTGAGGCCCTTGATAA GCATGATCGTTCGAAGGCGGTTGAAATCTTGGTCAAGGACCTGAAGGTCTTCGCGTCCTTTAACGAGGAGTTGTTTAAGGAGATCACACAGCTTTTGACGTTGGAAAACTTTAG GGAAAATGAGCAACTCTCCAAATACGGTGATACAAAATCTGCCAGAGCAATAATGCTTGTTGAACTAAAGAAGCTGATTGAAGCTAATCCCTTGTTCCGTGACAAGCTTCAGTTTCCAAATCTGAAGAGCTCCAGATTGCGGACACTTATAAACCAGAG CTTAAACTGGCAGCACCAGCTTTGCAAAAATCCTAGACCTAACCCTGATATCAAGACTCTGTTTGTTGATCATTCTTGTGGACAACCAAATGGTGCTCGTGCTCCATCGCCAGCAAACAATCCATTACTTGGATCTATACCAAAACCTGGAGGTTTCCCCCCATTGGGTGCTCACGCG CCATTTCAACCTGCACCTACACCTGTCCCACCTCTGGCTGGCTGGATGTCAAACCCTCCAGCAGTAACACATCCTGCTGTGTCTGGTGGAGCTATTGGATTTGGTACTCCTACAAATCCTG CTGCTATATTAAAACATCCTAGAACACCAACAACTGCCAATCCTTCTATGGATTATCCATCAGGAGATTCTGATCACGTCTCCAAGAGAACGAGACCAGTTGGGATGTCTGAGGAG GTGAATCTTCCAGTGAATATGTTACCTGTGACATATCCACAGAGTCATAGTTACCCGCAAGATGATTTTCATAAAAATGTTGCACGGACATTGAGCCAAGGATCAACTCCAATGAGCATGGACTTCCATCCAGTTCAGCAAACTCTCCTTCTTG TTGGTACCAATGTTGGTGACATTGGATTATGGGATGTCGGTACCAAGGAACGACTTGTTTTAAGAAACTTCAAGGTTTGGGATCTTACAAAATGCTCAATGGCCCTCCAG GCATCACTTGTCAAAGACCCTACTGTCTCAGTTAACCGCATAATATGGAGTCCTGATGGAACCTTGTTTG GTGTTGCTTATTCAAGGCATATTGTACAGATCTATTCATACCATGGCGGTGATGATATCAGGCAGCACTTGGAG ATTGATGCGCATGTCGGTGGTGTAAATGACATTGCATTTGCCCATCCAAATAAGCAGCTATGTATAATAACCTGCGGAGATGACAAGACAATTAAG GTCTGGGAGGCCACTAGTGGAGCAAAGCAATTTACATTTGAAGGTCATGAAGCTCCTGTTTACTCTGTTTGTCCACATTATAAGGAAAATATTCAG TTCATCTTCTCAACTGCTTTGGATGGAAAGATAAAGGCTTGGCTATATGATAATTTGGGATCCAGAGTTGACTATGATGCGCCAGGACATTGGTGCACAACAATGGCATATAGTGCAGATGGTTCAAG GTTATTTTCTTGTGGGACTAGCAAGGATGGCGAATCACATCTAGTGGAATGGAATGAAAGTGAAGGAGCTGTCAAGAGAACTTACCAGGGATTTCGCAAGCGATCGATGGGTGTTGTCCAATTTGATACCACACGGAACAGGTTTTTGGCTGCTGGAGATGAATTCTTGATTAAGATATGGGACATGGACAACACAAGTCTTCTGACTACCATTGATGCCGATGGTGGTCTTCCT GCAAGTCCACGGGTCCGATTCAACAAGGAAGGTACTCTGCTGGCTGTTTCTACCCATGAAAATGGTATCAAGATCTTAGCAAATGCTGATGGAGTACGGTTGCTGCGCACATTGGAAAATCGTTCATTTGATGCTTCTCGGAGTGCGTCTGAGACTGTAACAAAG CCCCTAATGAATCCAttgactgctgctgctgctgcggcggcgtcagctgctgctgccgggACTAGTTCAGGAAATGCTGCTCCACCGGCAATAACTGCACTG AATGGGGATAGCCGAAGCTTGGTTGATGTAAAGCCTAGAATAGCTGATGAGCCATTGGATAAATCAAAAGTCTGGAAACTTATGGAGATAACCGAGTCAAGTCAGTGCAGATCATTGAAATTAACAGATAATATGAGGACAAGCAAG ATTTCAAGACTTATTTACACAAATTCTGGTGTCGCTATCTTGGCTTTAGCTTCAAATGCTGTTCATCTGCTCTGGAAATGGCCTCGCAATGACCGAAACTCAAGTGGAAAG GCTACTGCAAGTGTTTCTCCTCAATTATGGCAACCTCCAAGCGGCATCCTCATGACTAATGACATAACTGACAACCCTGAAGAAGCTGTCCATTGCTTTGCTTTGTCAAAGAATGATTCATATGTCATGTCTGCATCTGGAGGGAAAATATCTCTGTTCAACATGATGACTTTTAAG ACGATGACAACTTTtatgcctccgccgccggcggcaacgTTTCTTGCTTTCCACCCTCAAGATAACAACATTATAGCAATTGGAATGGATGACTCAACCATCCAAATCTACAATGTTCGAATTGATGAG GTCAAAAGCAAACTTCGAGGGCACTCTAAGAAAATTACTGGACTTGCTTTTTCAAATGTATTAAATGTGTTAGTCTCTTCTGGAGCTGATGCGCAG ATATGTGTGTGGAGCACAGATGGGTGGGATAAATTAAAGAGCAGAATGTTACAGATACCATCAAGTCGTCCATCATCTATAATCTTAGACACACGTGTTCAGTTCCATCAGGATCAATTGCACTTTCTTGTTGTGCATGAGACCCAGATTGCCATATATGAAACTACAAAATTAGAACCCGTGAAGCAG TGGCCTGTCCGTGAGAACTCTTCTCCAATAACGCATGCCATGTTCTCCTGCGATAGTCAATTGATTTATGCAAGCTTTCTGGATGCCACTGTTTGCATATTTAATGCATCGAGTTTGAGACTCCAATGTCGAATTCTTCCAGCATCCTATCTTCCTCAGAATATCAG CTCAAATGTTTATCCTGTCGTTGTGGCGGCACATCCTTCGGAAGCAAATCAGTTTGCTCTAGGCCTGACTGATGGTGGTGTTTATGTATTGGAACCCTTGGAATCTGAGAGAAAATGGGGAAATCCTCCACCAGCAGAGAATGGATCAACCAGCGCTTTGTCCACACCTCCTAATGGAGCATCAAGTTCTGATCAACCAGAAAGATAA
- the LOC127766514 gene encoding chorismate synthase 2, chloroplastic translates to MAAPTSSQPVARVLPRGGGGGFRAFPESAPASLRFSVGRRRAARLEVKASANVFGNYFQVATYGESHGGGVGCVISGCPPRIPLTEADMQVELDRRRPGQSRITTPRKETDTCKILSGTHEGMTTGTPIHVFVPNTDQRGGDYSEMAKAYRPSHADATYDFKYGVRAVQGGGRSSARETIGRVAAGALAKKILKLKSGVEILAFVSKVHQVVLPEDAVDYDTVTMEQIESNIVRCPDPEYAQKMIDAIDKVRVRGDSIGGVVTCIARNVPRGIGSPVFDKLEAELAKAMLSLPASKGFEIGSGFAGTDYTGSEHNDEFYMDEAGNVRTRTNRSGGVQGGISNGEIIYFKVAFKPTATIGKKQHTVSREHEDVELLARGRHDPCVVPRAVPMVESMAALVLMDQLMAHIAQCEMFPLNLALQEPVGSASSVPAFAPDLS, encoded by the exons ATGGCCGCGCCAACGTCGTCGCAGCCGGTGGCGCGCGtcctcccccgcggcggcggcggcgggttccgCGCCTTCCCGGAGTCCGCCCCGGCTTCCCTCCGCTtctccgtcggccgccgccgcgccgctcgcctaG AGGTGAAGGCGTCTGCAAATGTATTTGGGAACTACTTCCAGGTTGCAACTTATGGAGAGTCTCATGGAGGCGGTGTTGGTTGCGTAATCAGTGGATGCCCACCCAGAATCCCACTTACTGAAGCAGATATGCAAGTAGAACTCGACCGGAG ACGGCCAGGCCAGAGCAGAATAACCACCCCAAGAAAGGAGACTGACACTTGCAAAATTCTTTCAGGGACACATGAAG GAATGACCACTGGGACACCAATTCATGTTTTTGTCCCGAACACAGATCAGAGAGGGGGT GATTACAGTGAAATGGCTAAGGCCTACAGACCTTCACATGCAGATGCAACTTATGACTTCAAATACGGTGTTAGAGCAGTGCAG GGAGGTGGAAGATCATCAGCAAGAGAGACCATTGGAAGGGTGGCTGCAGGAGCTCTTGCAAAGAAAATTCTTAAGCTCAAATCTGGAGTAGAG ATCTTGGCGTTTGTGTCCAAGGTGCATCAAGTTGTACTACCAGAAGATGCCGTTGATTATGACACTGTAACAATGGAACAG aTAGAAAGCAACATTGTTAGATGTCCTGATCCAGAATATGCACAGAAGATGATTGATGCAATCGATAAAGTACGAGTTAGAGGTGATTCGATTGGTGGTGTGGTCACATGCATTGCAAGAAATGTTCCTCGT GGGATTGGCTCTCCTGTATTTGACAAACTTGAGGCTGAATTGGCGAAAGCTATGCTTTCTCTTCCTGCAAGCAAGGGGTTTGAGATCGGCAGTGGATTTGCAG GTACTGACTACACTGGAAGTGAGCATAATGATGAGTTCTATATGGATGAGGCTGGAAATGTGAGAACAAGAACTAATCGTTCAGGCGGTGTGCAG GGAGGGATATCAAATGGTGAAATTATATACTTCAAAGTAGCTTTCAAGCCAACCGCGACTATTGGG AAGAAACAACATACTGTTTCAAGGGAGCATGAGGATGTTGAACTTTTAGCAAGGGGCCGCCACGACCCATGTGTTGTCCCTCGCG CTGTGCCGATGGTGGAGTCCATGGCCGCATTAGTCCTCATGGACCAGCTGATGGCGCACATTGCTCAATGTGAGATGTTTCCACTGAACCTTGCCCTACAAGAACCAGTTGGCTCTGCCAGCAGCGTACCTGCATTTGCACCAGATCTATCATAA
- the LOC127766516 gene encoding probable E3 ubiquitin-protein ligase LOG2, translating to MGNAGSNGGGGSPGHRRRGSAAQGHGHHQVHGHHHQPSSPPPPPPPESSPSHYVFAAATPYPPPQYTNPNLPRYYPQYGNYYPPPPSLQVPLPAPYDHHHRGGGAGVPAGGEFPPSAHPQHYPGWPGVSGRPHPCGLQPAMPTPYVEHQKAITIRNDVNLKKETLRIEPDEECPGRFLVAFTFDATLAGSMTVYFFAKEELNCNLTAVKEDLIKPVTVSFKEGLGQKFRQPSGTGIDFSVFEDSELLKQGDMDVYPLAVKAETTMPVDQKLEGEDQKMKTPNSQITQALFEKKESGDYQVRVASQILWVNGTRYELQEIYGIGNSVEGDADANDPGKECVICLSEPRDTTVLPCRHMCMCSECAKVLRYQTTRCPICRQPVERLLEIKVNNKAEEQQQPSPDSPIKVNSKAEEHQQQPSQSLPIPHREEV from the exons GGTAGCAACGGCGGAGGGGGTTCCCCTGGTCACCGCCGACGAGGCTCCGCCGCCCAGGGCCACGGCCACCATCAGgtccacggccaccaccaccagccgtcctcgcctcccccgcctccgccgccggagtcGTCCCCGAGCCACTACgtgttcgccgccgccacgccgtacCCTCCGCCGCAGTACACCAACCCCAACCTGCCGCGGTACTACCCTCAGTACGGGAACtactacccgccgccgccgtccctgcAGGTGCCCCTCCCGGCGCCGTACGACCACCACcacaggggcggcggcgcgggggtgcCCGCCGGAGGGGAGTTCCCGCCGTCGGCGCACCCGCAACACTACCCGGGGTGGCCTGGGGTCTCTGGGCGGCCGCACCCCTGCGGATTGCAGCCGGCCATGCCGACGCCGTACGTCGAGCACCAGAAGGCTATCACAATCCGCAACGACGTCAACCTCAAGAAGGAGACTCTTCGGATTGAGCCTGATGAGGAGTGCCCGGGCCGCTTCCTCGTCGCCTTCACCTTTGACGCCACCCTTGCTGGAAG CATGACTGTTTACTTCTTTGCAAAAGAAGAGCTCAATTGCAATCTAACGGCGGTGAAAGAAGACCTGATTAAGCCTGTTACTGTAAGCTTCAAAGAGGGTCTTGGTCAGAAGTTCAGACAGCCTTCTGGCACTGGAATCGACTTCTCCGTGTTTGAGGATTCCGAGTTATTGAAGCAGGGGGACATGGATGTATATCCACTTGCAGTTAAAGCTGAAACAACCATGCCTGTTGATCAAAAGTTGGAAGGAGAAGATCAAAAGATGAAAACTCCAAACTCACAGATCACACAGGCTCtgtttgaaaagaaagaaagcggTGACTATCAAGTTCGAGTTGCTAGCCAGATCCTTTGGGTCAATGGAACTAGGTATGAGTTGCAGGAAATATATGGAATAGGAAACTCGGTGGAAGGCGATGCTGATGCCAATGATCCTGGGAAAGAATGTGTTATTTGCCTCTCGGAGCCAAGGGATACTACCGTTCTCCCATGTAGGCATATG TGTATGTGCAGCGAGTGTGCCAAGGTCCTGAGGTACCAGACGACCCGGTGCCCGATCTGCCGACAGCCCGTTGAGCGGCTACTTGAGATCAAAGTCAACAACAAAGCtgaagagcagcagcagccgtcaCCCGATTCACCGATCAAAGTCAACAGCAAAGCCGAagagcatcagcagcagccatCCCAATCGCTGCCAATCCCACACAGGGAAGAGGTGTAG